The Hugenholtzia roseola DSM 9546 genomic sequence TCTTCTTGAGCTTTACAAAAAGATGCCATTTTACGGCTACTTTCATAACCACAAGCAATGCTTAGAAATATCATCCACATCATCGCATCAAACGGATAGCGTTGCCCGACCCGACGACGAGGGTCTTGCATTTGGCTGATAAAGAGAGAAAAGTCCATAAACCAAATTTTGTTTCGCAGTAGAAAATGCAAAGATAGCTTTTTTTACAGAACTTAACATCACTGCCCCATAGGGCGGGGCTTTGATAGGGTATCATTTTTTTTGCATTTATGCAAAAAAAATGATTTGGCTTTCGAACCCTCCCTTATGGGGGGAGGGCAGGGTGGGGGTTCAGGAGGCTTGTGCAAAGCACAAAACCCCGTTTTTTGACCTTTTGACCGTTGTAACAACGCCGAAAAAAGCCAATGCTTTTCCCAAAGTAGCGGAATGGCATTGACTCTTTTTTATTCCCATTTTAGAGCAAAAAAACGCTATTTGGCAACATACAAAACCGACTTTATCGCCTCTACGGTGCGTTTGACGTTGGGCAGAACTGCCTCGATAAGGGTAGGGGCGTAAGCCAAAGGCACGTCCATAGAGTTGATGCGGCGAATGGGCGCGTCTAAATAATCAAAGGCGTGTCTTTGAACGTTGTAGGTAATGTCGGTAGCGATAGAAGCCAAAGGCCAAGCCTCTTCTACAATGACTAAGCGATTTGTTTTCTTAACCGAATTGATAACTGTTGCGTAATCGATGGGGCGCACACTACGCAAATCTATTACTTCTACCGAAATGCCCTCTTTTTCCAATAGCTCGGCGGCTTCTAAGGCAATTTTCATAATCTTGCCAAAAGAAACAAGCGTAACATCTGTGCCTTCGCGTTTGATGTCGGCTACGCCAATGGGGATAAGATATTCATTTTCAGGCACTTCACCTTTATCGCCATACATCAATTCCGACTCCATGAAGATAACAGGGTCGTTGTCGCGAATAGCAGATTTCAAAAGCCCTTTGGCATCATAAGGATTCGAGGGGACGACTACTTTTAGCCCTGCACAGTTGGCGTACCAGTTTTCGAAATTTTGAGAGTGCTGCGCCGCCAGCTGCCCCGCATTTCCTGTGGGACCGCGAAAAACAATGGGCACAGGATACTGTCCGCCCGACATGGAATACATCTTCGCCGCCGAATTGATAACTTGGTCTATTGCTACGAGTGAAAAATTGAAGGTCATAAACTCGATTATCGGACGCAAGCCATTCATTGCCGCTCCCACGCCAATGCCTGCAAAGCCCAATTCTGCAATGGGCGTGTCGATGACGCGCTTCGCCCCAAATTCGTCTAACATGCCCTGACTGACTTTGTAAGCCCCATTGTATTCGGCAACCTCCTCGCCCATCAGGAAGACACGCTCGTCGCGACGCATTTCTTCGCTCATCGCCTCGCGCAAGGCTTCGCGGAATTGTATTACTCGCATAAAGGATACTATTTAAATTGGTAGAACTTGATGAGTTGTGTTTTTGTGTTGTATCAAAACCGTATCGAGGGTAAAAATAGGGAATTTTCGCTGAAAAGTGCAGCCCTGCGCCAAATTTATTTTTGTGGGCTTTCTAAAAAAACGCCCTGACACATTTCACAACCCAAAAGGAGAGCCACTGCTTTGTTAAAAATGATAAAAAAGAAACCACTTCGAAACGCCCTGACACAGGATAAGTTGCTCAAAATCAAATACTTGTGTCTAATAAGATTTGACTTTTATCGAAAAACAAAAGGCAAGGGTTTCAGATGCCAAAACTTATTCGTAACTTTGTGGTTAGTCAATAGTATTACTAACAAAGGTAAAAGTAAGGGTCTTGTTTTGAAAATTGCCACAGGGCTTTCCAACAGACCCACCAAGCCAAACACGATTAAATTGGGGAAAACACTATGAGATATGGCGTTGCACGCGAAATAGTCTATCAAATCATCAAGCGTTGGAATCCAGAGCAGGCGCAATACCGCATCAATGCGCTGCCCGAAGACGACCACCATTCTTTGCAAGACATGAGCCAATGGGTAGGACGCTTGCAAGAGATGGGGCGCGATGTAAATCTTCACTTTTTGGACAAAGAATTAGAGTTTTCCGAGTTGGAGGAGGTGCTAAAAGTCAGCCCCCTTCCAATTTTGGTCTTCGAGCCGCATCATAGCCAAGTGCAGCCGCTTCTTATTTGGCGCGAAAAGCGCAGTATCCACGTTTTGCGCCTACAATACGACGAATGGATAGAGGAGCAGGTAGAAGATTTGGAGATTTTAGCCGAGCGTTTTTTAGACCGCAAAGATGTCTTTCGTAGCCCTGAACGCAAAGAGTTCAAGTCTATTTTTGTGCTGCTGCCCATGATGATAGACCCCATTGCGAGCTATGAAAGCGATAAGCCTTATACGCCCATGCGCCGTTTGTGGCATCTTTTGGGTACGGAAAAGCGCGACATTTTTTATATCTACGTCTATGCGATTGTAGTGGGGCTTCTTAGCCTTTCGCTGCCTTTGGGGGTGCAGGCTATCATTGGTCTGATTTCGGGTGGTCTGATAATCAACTCTGTCGTCATTTTGGTCGGGGTAGTGATTATGGGAACGCTATTGAGCGGCATTTTACAGGTAATGCAAATGACGGTAGTGGAAACTTTGGAGCAGCGGCTTTTTGCACGTGCCGCCTTCGAATTTACGTATCGCCTGCCGCGTATTCGTTTGGAGTCGCTTCTAAAAAATTACGCACCTGAATTAGCAAACCGCTTTTTCGACATCCTGACCCTGCAAAAAGGCTTTGCCAAGATGTTCACCGAACTTATTACGGCGGTGCTGCAAATTTTATTTGGCATCTTGCTGTTGGCTTTTTATCACCCCTTCTTTGTCTTCTTTGGCATCTTGCTGCTGATGATTTTAGTCGCTATTTTCGCCTTTACGGGAGAAAAGGGCTTGAAAACTTCCTTAGAAGAGTCGAAGTACAAATACAAAGTGGTGCATTGGTTGGAAGAATTAGGGCGCAATCTGACCATGTTCAAACTCATTGGCAATAGCACCATTCCGATTAGCAAGATGAATAGCTATCTTTCGGGCTATCTATACAAGCGCAAATCGCATTTTAGCGTCTTGGTTTCACAATTTACGGCTTTTGTTGTCTTCAAAACCCTTATTACAGGCGGCGTACTCATTTTGGGCAGTGCCTTAGTAATTGATAGGCGCATTACATTGGGGCAGTTTGTAGCCTCCGAAATTGTGATTATTTCGGTCATTGCAGCGATTGAAAAATTGATAACAAACCTCAATCTTATCTATGATATGCTGACGGCTGTGGAAAAAGTAGGCAACATCACCGACCTACCTTTGGACAAACACAAGCCGCTGGATTTGAAGGACAAGAGCAAGCTGCACATCAAAGTTAAAAATCTGACCTATACCTACCCTGATACGGGCAAATTGGTGCTCAAAGGCGTAGATTTGGAAGTGCAGGCGGGCGAATATATCGCCATTGTGGGTGGCAATGATGCAGGCAAAACAACGCTTATCAAGGTTTTGATGGGTCTGATGGAAAACTATGGCGGCACTATCGCCTTTAATGATTTCAACCTACGCGACCTCAACTCTGCCAACTTGCAAGACCTTATCGGCGATTGCCTTTCGCATGAAGACCTTTTCGAAGGCACGCTTTTGGAAAACCTCACCGTAGGCAGGCAGAATTATGAAAACGACGACCTCATTCGCGCTTTGGAAATTACCGAACTTTTAGAAGTCATACAAGAGATGCCACAAGGTTTGCAGACGCAAATCCTACCTTCGGGGAAAGGCTTTTCTTCTACCTTCCGCAAAAAAGTGATTTTGGCGCGTAGCATCATCGGCAAGCCCAGACTTTTTGTCTTTGACGATTTCTTCTTCAATTTAGAAGGCAAATTTAAAAAGCGCGTCTTGGATAGAATCATGGACAAACAAAACAGAAAGCAGTCTATTATCGCCGTTAGCCACGACCCCATTTATTTGGAACGCGCCGACAAAATCTACTTCCTACAAGAAGGGCGCGTATCAGCCGTAGGTACGCTTGGCGAGCTTATCCAAAATCCCGAATTTATGGCGGTGCTGCCTACTGTCATCAAAATCTCCTAAGACAATTCTCTTTTAGTGGTGTTATGTTCTGCAAAAAAACTTGTCTTCTCAAATTTGTGTAAGACAAGTTCTTACCACCACAAACTTCTCCTTTTCTTGCAACCTTCATCTCCGTTTGCTTACAATTTATATGCTTAATATTTCAAAATCAAAACTGCCGATTGGCGAAAAACTAAAAGACGAGTTATACGTCTTCGAGCTATTACATACGCCACGATTCGCACGAATCTTGGCGTATTGGATTGGCGCAATCCTGCTTCTCTGCTTCGCCGCCCTTTTCCTACCTTGGCAGCAAAACATCAACGGCTATGGCAGACTAACGGCTTTTCGCCCCGAAGACCGCCCACAAAAAGTCTATCCCGTAGTAGGCGGCAGGATAGAAGAATGGCACGTACAGGAAGGGCAGTATGTAAAAAAAGACGACATCTTGGCAGTCATCTCTGAAATTAAAGACTATTATTTCGACCCAAAAATTAAAGAGCGCATGGGTTCGCAAATCGAGGCACAGCGCAATGCCATCGACGCACTACAAAACAAAGTCAAAGCCTTAGACGACCAAATATTTTTCTACAATGAAACCATGCAGCTCGAAATTTCGCAGGCTGAAAACAAGGTAAAACAACTTTTATACAAAATTAGCATAGACAGTGCCGACCTAATTGCAGCAGAAACGCTCCACAAAAACGCACAACTGCAATACCAACGCGAAAAGGAACTTTTTGCCAAAGGGCTTACCTCGCGCACCGAATTGGAAAACAAAGAACTCAAAGCTCGCGAAACCGAAGCCAAACTTAATTCTGCCCAAAATAAGCTCGAAACTTCGCGCAATGAGTACCGCAACACCATTTTAGACGTGCAAAACAAACGCGCCACTTATTCGAGCTATATTGCGAAGGCACAATCTGAAAAGAGTTCGTCTTTGGCATATTTGAATGAAAACGTGCAGAAATTAATTAAGCAAGAAAACGAACTTACCAACGTCGAGGTGCGGCAGGGCAACTATATCATTCGTGCGCCCCAAAACGGCTACGTCGTCAAGTCGCTCAAAACGGGTATTGGCGAAATCGTCAAAGAAGGCGAAGCCTTAGTTACGATTATGCCCGATAAGCCCGAATTAGCCGTAGAGCTATATGTTTCGCCCAACGACGTGCCACTTTTGATAAAGGGTACAAAGGTGCGCCTCCAATTCGAGGGCTGGCCTGCCCTTGTCTTTTCGGGTTGGGAAAACGTCTCGATTGGTACTTTTGGAGGTGAAATTGCCGTCATTGACTACATCAATACCAAAAATACCTACCGCATTTTGGTTGTCCCCGATGTG encodes the following:
- a CDS encoding peptidase domain-containing ABC transporter, coding for MRYGVAREIVYQIIKRWNPEQAQYRINALPEDDHHSLQDMSQWVGRLQEMGRDVNLHFLDKELEFSELEEVLKVSPLPILVFEPHHSQVQPLLIWREKRSIHVLRLQYDEWIEEQVEDLEILAERFLDRKDVFRSPERKEFKSIFVLLPMMIDPIASYESDKPYTPMRRLWHLLGTEKRDIFYIYVYAIVVGLLSLSLPLGVQAIIGLISGGLIINSVVILVGVVIMGTLLSGILQVMQMTVVETLEQRLFARAAFEFTYRLPRIRLESLLKNYAPELANRFFDILTLQKGFAKMFTELITAVLQILFGILLLAFYHPFFVFFGILLLMILVAIFAFTGEKGLKTSLEESKYKYKVVHWLEELGRNLTMFKLIGNSTIPISKMNSYLSGYLYKRKSHFSVLVSQFTAFVVFKTLITGGVLILGSALVIDRRITLGQFVASEIVIISVIAAIEKLITNLNLIYDMLTAVEKVGNITDLPLDKHKPLDLKDKSKLHIKVKNLTYTYPDTGKLVLKGVDLEVQAGEYIAIVGGNDAGKTTLIKVLMGLMENYGGTIAFNDFNLRDLNSANLQDLIGDCLSHEDLFEGTLLENLTVGRQNYENDDLIRALEITELLEVIQEMPQGLQTQILPSGKGFSSTFRKKVILARSIIGKPRLFVFDDFFFNLEGKFKKRVLDRIMDKQNRKQSIIAVSHDPIYLERADKIYFLQEGRVSAVGTLGELIQNPEFMAVLPTVIKIS
- a CDS encoding pyruvate dehydrogenase complex E1 component subunit beta; the encoded protein is MRVIQFREALREAMSEEMRRDERVFLMGEEVAEYNGAYKVSQGMLDEFGAKRVIDTPIAELGFAGIGVGAAMNGLRPIIEFMTFNFSLVAIDQVINSAAKMYSMSGGQYPVPIVFRGPTGNAGQLAAQHSQNFENWYANCAGLKVVVPSNPYDAKGLLKSAIRDNDPVIFMESELMYGDKGEVPENEYLIPIGVADIKREGTDVTLVSFGKIMKIALEAAELLEKEGISVEVIDLRSVRPIDYATVINSVKKTNRLVIVEEAWPLASIATDITYNVQRHAFDYLDAPIRRINSMDVPLAYAPTLIEAVLPNVKRTVEAIKSVLYVAK
- a CDS encoding HlyD family secretion protein, with protein sequence MLNISKSKLPIGEKLKDELYVFELLHTPRFARILAYWIGAILLLCFAALFLPWQQNINGYGRLTAFRPEDRPQKVYPVVGGRIEEWHVQEGQYVKKDDILAVISEIKDYYFDPKIKERMGSQIEAQRNAIDALQNKVKALDDQIFFYNETMQLEISQAENKVKQLLYKISIDSADLIAAETLHKNAQLQYQREKELFAKGLTSRTELENKELKARETEAKLNSAQNKLETSRNEYRNTILDVQNKRATYSSYIAKAQSEKSSSLAYLNENVQKLIKQENELTNVEVRQGNYIIRAPQNGYVVKSLKTGIGEIVKEGEALVTIMPDKPELAVELYVSPNDVPLLIKGTKVRLQFEGWPALVFSGWENVSIGTFGGEIAVIDYINTKNTYRILVVPDVQDESWPAALRVGSNVYGWAMLNEVPVWYELWRQLNAFPPLPIEGSDYDKSESEKDEEKVLEELKENASKKR